From Terriglobia bacterium, one genomic window encodes:
- a CDS encoding isoprenylcysteine carboxylmethyltransferase family protein: MRGVLENIGWLLGCVYSTIPAYWFLVHPFADLWRKRKVSLKHVGWVWPLLWVAVGAITAQWRHMTLYRQPLTWIPGVALIATAMYVYSRARHDFSEDQVLGRSELEPEKHEQRLVTTGIRSRIRHPYYLAHLCHLLGWTVGTGSAALYGMSAFAVVTGAVMIQMEERELEQRFGDEYHRYQASSSAIIPVPRSRRPATSD; encoded by the coding sequence ATGCGCGGCGTCCTGGAGAACATCGGCTGGCTGCTGGGATGCGTCTACTCGACCATCCCTGCCTACTGGTTCCTGGTACATCCGTTCGCCGATCTCTGGCGCAAGCGCAAAGTCTCGCTGAAGCACGTAGGTTGGGTGTGGCCGCTGCTCTGGGTCGCGGTCGGCGCGATAACAGCGCAGTGGCGTCACATGACCCTCTACCGCCAGCCGCTGACCTGGATCCCCGGCGTGGCCCTGATCGCGACCGCGATGTATGTCTATTCCCGTGCCCGCCACGACTTCTCCGAAGACCAGGTGCTGGGCCGCTCGGAACTCGAACCGGAGAAGCATGAGCAGCGCCTGGTCACCACCGGCATCCGCAGCCGCATCCGCCACCCCTATTACCTGGCGCACCTCTGCCACCTGCTGGGATGGACCGTGGGGACCGGCTCAGCGGCCCTGTACGGCATGAGCGCCTTCGCGGTTGTGACCGGCGCAGTGATGATCCAAATGGAGGAGCGCGAACTGGAGCAGCGCTTCGGTGACGAGTACCACCGCTACCAGGCCAGTAGCTCCGCCATCATTCCCGTCCCCCGCAGCCGCCGGCCCGCGACTAGCGACTAG
- a CDS encoding ABC transporter permease, with amino-acid sequence MKFELFVASRYLRAKRRQAVIGVITVISIIGVAAGVASLIIALAINNGFRQDLQERLLGSTAHVQLMRMESDGIRDWRELLARLEKQPHVTAASPAIYEQVLISRGARAKGAVLKGVLPSYENKVSEILRSVKFGSADALKEGPVEAGQPTAGIPDALSRPQRMPPIILGQDMADDLGATVGSVVLVTSPQGELTPFGIVPKYVRFRVAGIFKSGFYDYDTTWAFTRLSDSQKLFGLGDVISVVEFKVDDIYRAGDIGHEIEQAAGKGFMTSNWMEQNRALFRALKLERIVTFITIGLIVLVAALNILISLIMMVMEKTRDIAVLMSMGAKHRQVRRIFVAQGVLIGVIGTALGLVLGYVLSWAGGHYRLVSLSPEVYSIDYVPFSPRILDGVIVAAVALAISFVATIYPSWSAARILPAEALRYE; translated from the coding sequence GTGAAGTTCGAGCTCTTCGTCGCATCCAGGTATCTCCGTGCCAAGCGGCGCCAGGCCGTCATCGGCGTCATCACCGTTATTTCTATCATCGGTGTGGCGGCGGGCGTGGCCTCGCTCATCATCGCGCTGGCCATCAACAACGGCTTCCGCCAGGACTTGCAGGAGCGCCTGCTGGGCTCGACCGCGCACGTGCAACTCATGCGTATGGAAAGCGACGGCATCCGCGATTGGCGCGAGTTGCTGGCGCGTCTGGAAAAACAGCCGCATGTCACCGCGGCCTCGCCCGCCATCTACGAACAGGTGCTGATCTCGCGCGGCGCGCGCGCCAAGGGTGCGGTCCTGAAGGGCGTCCTCCCCAGCTACGAGAACAAGGTCAGCGAGATCTTGCGCTCGGTGAAGTTCGGGTCGGCGGACGCGCTGAAGGAGGGTCCGGTAGAGGCCGGCCAGCCGACGGCAGGTATTCCCGACGCCCTCTCTCGCCCCCAGCGGATGCCCCCCATCATCCTGGGCCAGGACATGGCGGACGATCTCGGCGCCACGGTCGGCTCCGTCGTCCTGGTCACCTCGCCGCAAGGCGAGCTCACCCCATTCGGGATCGTGCCCAAGTACGTGCGCTTCCGTGTGGCGGGCATCTTCAAGTCGGGCTTTTACGATTACGACACTACCTGGGCCTTCACCCGCCTCTCCGATTCGCAGAAGCTCTTCGGCCTGGGCGACGTCATTTCGGTGGTCGAGTTCAAGGTGGACGACATCTACCGGGCCGGCGACATCGGCCACGAGATCGAGCAGGCCGCCGGCAAGGGTTTCATGACCTCGAACTGGATGGAGCAGAACCGCGCTTTGTTCCGCGCGCTGAAGCTGGAGCGCATCGTGACCTTCATCACCATCGGCCTGATCGTTCTGGTGGCGGCGCTCAACATCCTCATCTCTCTGATCATGATGGTGATGGAGAAGACGCGCGACATCGCCGTGCTCATGTCCATGGGCGCCAAACACCGCCAGGTGCGCCGCATCTTCGTCGCCCAGGGCGTGCTCATCGGCGTGATCGGTACCGCTCTGGGGCTGGTGCTCGGCTACGTCCTCTCCTGGGCCGGAGGACACTACCGGCTGGTGTCGTTGTCTCCCGAGGTGTACTCCATCGATTACGTACCGTTCTCTCCCCGCATCCTCGACGGCGTGATTGTGGCCGCGGTGGCGCTGGCTATCTCGTTTGTCGCCACCATCTATCCCTCCTGGTCGGCAGCGCGCATCCTGCCCGCCGAAGCCCTCCGCTACGAGTGA
- a CDS encoding ABC transporter ATP-binding protein yields MEETEILRVEGLKKVFRSGRSDLVLFDNLSFRVRKGEMLGIVGESGTGKSTLLHILGALDRASEGDVYCGPMRLRLLSDDDAAEFRNREIGFVWQFHYLLPEFTALENVAMPLMLRGVAKRESGEEASRWLREVGLSDRAHHRSGELSGGEQQRVALARALVTRPKLLMADEPTGDLDGRTAEMVFELISRLHRDHQLTSLIVTHNLEFARRCDRVLRLGGGRVEEVPPQALPA; encoded by the coding sequence ATGGAAGAGACGGAGATCCTGCGGGTCGAGGGTTTGAAGAAGGTTTTTCGATCGGGGCGATCGGACCTCGTGCTCTTTGACAACTTGTCCTTCCGGGTGCGGAAGGGAGAGATGCTAGGTATCGTCGGTGAGTCCGGTACCGGGAAAAGCACCTTGCTGCACATCCTCGGAGCGCTTGATAGGGCTTCCGAAGGTGACGTATACTGCGGCCCAATGAGGCTGCGGTTGCTCTCCGACGATGACGCGGCGGAGTTTCGCAATCGCGAGATCGGGTTCGTCTGGCAGTTTCATTACTTGTTGCCGGAGTTCACCGCTCTGGAGAACGTCGCCATGCCGCTCATGCTCCGAGGCGTGGCGAAGCGGGAGTCAGGTGAGGAGGCTTCCCGCTGGTTGCGCGAAGTCGGATTGTCCGATCGCGCGCACCATCGTTCCGGAGAACTTTCCGGCGGCGAACAACAACGCGTCGCATTGGCCAGGGCCCTGGTGACTCGGCCGAAACTCTTGATGGCGGACGAGCCCACGGGCGATCTGGATGGCCGTACGGCCGAGATGGTGTTTGAACTGATTTCCCGGCTACATCGCGATCATCAGCTGACCTCCCTTATTGTGACCCATAACCTTGAGTTCGCCCGCCGCTGTGACCGAGTGTTACGGTTGGGGGGCGGACGTGTCGAGGAGGTCCCGCCCCAGGCGTTGCCCGCTTAG
- a CDS encoding ATP-dependent Clp protease ATP-binding subunit, producing MFERYTEKARRVIFFARYEASQFGSPYIETEHLLLGLLREDKALTNRFLRSHASVESIRKQIEGHTTIREKVSTSVDLPLSNECKRVLAYAAEEAERLGHKHIGTEHLLLGLLREEKCFAAEILHERGLRLSTIREELARTTQEKAQPQRSRESSLLSEFSRDLTQAAMDNQLDPLVGREQELERVVQILCRRTKNNPVLIGEPGTGKTAIVEGLAQRIADSDVPSFLADKRILALDLSLIVAGTKYRGQFEERLKTIMKELMESQNAIIFIDELHTLVGAGSAEGSLDAANILKPALSRGEIQCIGATTPGEYRKSIEKDRSLERRFQSVKVGPPNEVEAVKILKGIKDRYEKFHAVTYTDESIDYAVYHSNRYIPDRFLPDKAIDLIDEAGARVKLRQTSLPDEITEVQKRIKFIVHRMENAIANHEFEKARFYSDEERKERENLRALREKHHLDESATGVVGREDIEDVVSRWTGVPVSSIKEEESQKLLRIEEELHKRVISQDKAIIALARAIRRSRAGLKNPNRPVGSFLFLGPTGVGKTEVARTLAEFLFGSEKSLIRFDMSEFMEKHSVSKLIGSPPGYVGYEEGGQLTERVKRAPYSVVLLDEIEKAHPDVFNILLQVFEDGQLTDGLGNTVDFKNIILIMTSNIGARHLIKRTGLGFASEKEEVISDKVEEMVKGEVKRTFNPEFLNRLDEVILFNALTEQDLIQIVELLVNQLNNNLAQKHITITVTEQARKWILDKTITDRSYGARPLRRALQKYIEDPLSEALIQGTITTRPAFLEVYLEGDRLFYRPIGEGEEKHEGVLLYS from the coding sequence ATGTTCGAACGGTACACGGAAAAAGCCAGACGCGTGATCTTCTTCGCGCGCTATGAAGCAAGCCAGTTCGGCTCGCCCTACATCGAGACCGAGCACTTGCTGCTGGGGCTGCTGCGCGAAGACAAGGCCTTGACCAACCGGTTCCTGCGTTCGCACGCTTCCGTGGAGTCCATCCGCAAGCAGATCGAGGGACACACCACGATCCGCGAGAAGGTCTCCACCTCCGTTGACCTCCCTCTCAGCAACGAGTGCAAGCGTGTGCTGGCGTACGCCGCCGAGGAGGCGGAGCGCCTAGGCCACAAACATATCGGGACCGAGCACCTGTTGCTTGGCCTGCTGCGCGAAGAGAAGTGCTTCGCCGCCGAGATCCTGCACGAGCGCGGCCTGCGCCTGTCCACCATCCGCGAGGAATTGGCGCGGACCACCCAGGAGAAGGCCCAGCCGCAGCGCAGCCGCGAGTCTTCCCTGCTCAGCGAGTTCTCCCGCGACCTGACCCAGGCCGCCATGGACAACCAGCTCGACCCGCTGGTGGGGCGCGAGCAGGAGTTGGAGCGCGTGGTGCAGATCCTCTGCCGCCGCACCAAGAACAATCCGGTGCTCATCGGCGAGCCGGGCACGGGCAAGACCGCCATCGTGGAAGGACTGGCGCAGCGTATCGCCGACAGCGACGTGCCCTCGTTCCTGGCCGACAAGCGCATCCTCGCGCTCGACCTGTCGCTGATCGTGGCCGGCACCAAGTATCGCGGCCAGTTCGAAGAGCGTTTGAAGACCATCATGAAGGAGCTGATGGAGAGCCAGAACGCCATCATCTTCATCGACGAGCTGCACACGCTGGTGGGCGCGGGTTCGGCCGAAGGCTCGCTCGACGCCGCCAACATCCTGAAGCCGGCGCTGTCGCGCGGCGAGATCCAGTGCATCGGCGCCACCACCCCGGGCGAGTACCGCAAGTCCATCGAGAAAGACCGCTCGCTGGAGCGCCGCTTTCAGTCCGTCAAGGTGGGCCCGCCCAACGAAGTCGAAGCGGTGAAGATCCTGAAGGGGATCAAGGACCGCTACGAGAAGTTCCATGCGGTCACCTACACCGACGAATCGATCGACTACGCGGTCTATCACTCGAACCGCTACATCCCCGACCGCTTCCTGCCCGACAAGGCGATCGACCTGATCGACGAGGCCGGCGCGCGCGTCAAGCTGCGCCAGACCTCGCTCCCCGACGAGATCACCGAGGTGCAGAAGCGCATCAAGTTCATCGTCCACCGCATGGAGAACGCCATCGCGAACCACGAGTTCGAGAAGGCGCGCTTCTACTCCGACGAGGAGCGCAAGGAGCGCGAGAACCTGCGCGCCCTGCGCGAGAAGCACCACCTGGACGAGTCCGCGACCGGGGTGGTCGGCCGCGAGGACATCGAGGACGTGGTCAGCCGCTGGACCGGCGTGCCTGTCTCCTCTATCAAGGAAGAGGAATCGCAGAAGCTGCTCCGCATCGAGGAGGAGCTGCACAAGCGTGTCATCTCGCAGGATAAGGCGATCATCGCGCTGGCGCGCGCCATCCGGCGATCGCGCGCGGGCCTGAAGAACCCCAACCGGCCCGTGGGCTCGTTCCTGTTTCTCGGCCCCACCGGCGTGGGCAAGACGGAAGTGGCGCGCACGCTCGCCGAGTTCCTCTTCGGCAGCGAGAAGTCGCTCATCCGCTTCGACATGTCGGAGTTCATGGAGAAGCACTCGGTCAGCAAGCTGATCGGCTCGCCCCCGGGCTACGTGGGCTACGAGGAAGGCGGACAGCTCACCGAGCGCGTCAAGCGCGCCCCTTACTCGGTCGTCCTGCTGGACGAGATCGAGAAGGCGCACCCCGACGTGTTCAACATCCTGCTCCAGGTCTTTGAGGATGGCCAGTTGACCGACGGCCTGGGCAATACGGTCGACTTCAAGAACATCATCCTCATCATGACCTCGAACATCGGCGCCCGGCACCTGATCAAGCGCACCGGCCTGGGCTTCGCCTCGGAGAAGGAAGAGGTCATCTCCGACAAGGTCGAGGAGATGGTCAAGGGAGAAGTGAAGCGGACCTTCAATCCCGAGTTCCTCAACCGCCTGGACGAGGTGATCCTGTTCAACGCTCTGACCGAGCAGGACCTGATCCAGATCGTGGAGCTGCTGGTCAACCAGTTGAACAACAACCTGGCGCAGAAGCACATCACCATCACGGTGACGGAACAGGCGCGCAAGTGGATCCTGGACAAGACCATCACCGACCGCAGCTACGGCGCCCGCCCGCTGCGCCGGGCCCTGCAGAAGTACATCGAGGACCCGCTGTCGGAGGCGCTCATCCAGGGCACCATCACCACTCGCCCGGCGTTCCTCGAGGTCTATCTCGAAGGCGACCGGCTCTTCTACCGGCCCATCGGGGAAGGCGAGGAGAAGCACGAGGGCGTGCTGCTGTACAGCTAA
- a CDS encoding glutaredoxin family protein — MELIVYSSAWCHDCREAKAFLAEHNIQYKEIDIGTTPGAADEVVRQTGKRAIPQFVVDGQWVQPYRPGEGFLYEEMRELLGVKAG, encoded by the coding sequence ATGGAGCTGATCGTTTATTCTTCCGCCTGGTGCCACGACTGCCGGGAAGCGAAAGCCTTCCTGGCCGAGCACAATATCCAGTACAAAGAGATCGACATCGGGACCACCCCCGGTGCGGCGGACGAGGTGGTCCGCCAGACCGGCAAGCGTGCCATCCCCCAGTTCGTCGTCGACGGGCAGTGGGTCCAGCCCTACCGGCCCGGCGAGGGGTTCTTGTACGAAGAGATGAGAGAACTTCTTGGCGTGAAGGCCGGCTGA
- a CDS encoding universal stress protein has translation MATLGVTTRVVIQNILLATDFSPCSDAALPFAAGLAHRYGSTLFTVTVVPSIPYDLLPADPLQPAQVANVKMRSLVASDALKSVPHKEFIEQGDIAEILKEFVQQHKIDLIVLGTHGRRGIDKLLMGSVAEDVFRHATCPVLTIGPHVTHKIREGELRHILYATDFGEETRHGLPYALSLAEEHHAKMTLLHVSPEPSPALPEPEPGAMPTLSRAELLAYNEAELRKMMPHDANLKTHPEFVVEIGDTANVIVETARKLDADIVVLGVKRPMPLATHLTTGIAYKVVCEAPCPVLTVGHEFHA, from the coding sequence ATGGCAACACTCGGTGTCACAACCCGCGTTGTAATCCAGAATATCCTCCTCGCAACTGACTTTTCACCCTGTTCCGATGCCGCCCTGCCGTTCGCGGCGGGTCTGGCGCATCGTTACGGATCCACGCTGTTCACCGTTACCGTCGTTCCCTCGATTCCCTACGACCTGTTGCCGGCCGATCCCCTTCAGCCGGCGCAGGTGGCAAACGTAAAGATGCGCTCCCTGGTCGCCTCCGACGCGCTGAAAAGCGTGCCGCACAAGGAATTCATCGAGCAGGGAGACATTGCGGAGATACTGAAAGAGTTCGTGCAGCAGCACAAGATCGACCTGATCGTGCTGGGCACGCACGGCCGCAGAGGGATCGACAAACTGTTGATGGGCTCGGTCGCCGAGGACGTCTTCCGGCATGCGACCTGCCCCGTGCTGACCATCGGGCCGCACGTCACCCACAAGATCAGAGAGGGTGAATTGCGCCACATCCTGTACGCGACCGACTTTGGCGAAGAGACCAGGCACGGTCTGCCGTACGCGCTCTCCCTGGCGGAGGAGCACCACGCGAAGATGACGCTGCTCCACGTCTCGCCAGAGCCTTCGCCGGCGTTGCCGGAGCCGGAGCCAGGCGCGATGCCGACCCTCAGCCGCGCCGAGCTGCTGGCTTACAACGAGGCGGAACTGCGCAAGATGATGCCGCACGACGCCAACCTGAAGACCCACCCGGAGTTCGTGGTGGAGATTGGCGATACGGCAAACGTGATCGTGGAAACTGCGCGCAAGCTGGACGCGGACATCGTCGTCCTGGGCGTCAAGCGGCCGATGCCGCTGGCGACCCATTTGACCACGGGAATCGCGTACAAAGTGGTCTGCGAGGCGCCGTGCCCGGTGCTCACGGTCGGGCACGAATTCCACGCCTGA
- a CDS encoding MarR family transcriptional regulator, with protein sequence MTTQAKTIDYTALAELRYQIRRFLRYSEEAARSTGIEPQQHQLLLALKGLPSERHPSIGALAERLQLQHHSAVELVDRSVQRNLVRRVRSTSDQRQVFIRLTAKGERILRDLSVHHRDILREAGPALVDVLMTLTSGARRESRRQEKTRKNAAAG encoded by the coding sequence GTGACAACCCAAGCGAAGACCATCGACTACACCGCGCTGGCGGAGCTGCGCTACCAGATCCGCCGCTTCCTGCGGTACAGCGAAGAAGCCGCACGCTCGACCGGCATCGAGCCGCAGCAACACCAGCTCCTGCTGGCGCTCAAGGGCCTGCCCAGCGAGCGGCATCCGAGCATCGGAGCGCTTGCCGAGCGGCTCCAGCTTCAGCACCACAGCGCGGTGGAACTGGTGGACCGCTCGGTGCAGCGCAACCTGGTGCGGCGCGTGCGCAGCACCTCCGACCAGCGCCAGGTGTTCATCCGCCTGACCGCCAAGGGGGAGCGCATCCTGCGCGACCTCTCGGTGCACCACCGGGACATCCTGCGAGAGGCGGGTCCCGCCCTGGTGGACGTTTTGATGACCCTCACCAGCGGCGCCCGGCGAGAATCGCGGCGGCAGGAAAAGACGCGGAAGAACGCCGCTGCCGGCTGA
- the purB gene encoding adenylosuccinate lyase: protein MIARYTRPEMGRIWSDENKFGMWLEVEAAASDAFAEAGLIPQAAARAIRQKGAAFSVQRIHEIEAEVKHDVIAFTQAVAEKVGSPHSRWLHYGLTSNDVVDTAQALQLREASKIIFEELLRLAEVLKRRAFEFKHTPQIGRTHGIHAEPITFGLKLANWYAEIERNLARFDRAAEEMRVGKLSGAVGNFSHLDPEMEALILVRLRLRPALVSSQVIQRDRHAYYVATLAVIAATLEKIAIEIRHLQRTEVREAEEYFSEKQKGSSAMPHKRNPVTCEQICGLARVVRANAQAALENVALWHERDISHSSVERIILPDSTILVDYMLAKTTDLMERLLVYPERMLKNLERTGGLVFSGQLLLDLAEAGMLREDAYHLVQKNAMRAWNEGLNFRDLVMKEPEIRGRISRDTLDRAFDLKRQLRNVDKIFERVFGKEEAAETPRRAGAKKTKRSAKKRR from the coding sequence TTGATCGCGCGATATACGCGGCCCGAGATGGGCCGCATCTGGAGTGATGAGAACAAGTTCGGCATGTGGCTGGAGGTCGAGGCTGCGGCCAGCGACGCCTTTGCCGAGGCCGGCCTGATCCCCCAGGCCGCTGCCCGCGCCATCCGCCAGAAGGGCGCCGCCTTCAGCGTCCAACGCATCCACGAGATCGAGGCCGAGGTGAAGCACGACGTCATCGCCTTCACCCAGGCCGTAGCCGAGAAGGTCGGTTCGCCCCACTCCCGTTGGCTGCACTACGGCCTGACCTCCAACGACGTCGTGGATACCGCCCAGGCTCTCCAGCTCCGGGAAGCTTCGAAGATCATTTTCGAGGAACTGCTCCGCCTGGCCGAGGTGCTCAAGCGCAGAGCTTTCGAGTTCAAGCACACCCCACAGATCGGCCGCACGCACGGCATCCACGCTGAGCCCATCACGTTCGGGCTCAAGCTGGCCAACTGGTACGCGGAGATCGAGCGCAACCTCGCCCGCTTCGACCGCGCCGCCGAGGAGATGCGCGTGGGCAAGCTCTCGGGCGCGGTCGGGAACTTCTCCCACCTCGACCCGGAAATGGAGGCCCTGATCCTGGTCCGGCTGCGGCTTCGCCCGGCGCTGGTGTCGTCCCAGGTCATTCAGCGGGACCGCCACGCCTACTACGTCGCCACGCTGGCGGTCATCGCCGCCACCTTGGAGAAGATCGCCATCGAGATCCGCCACCTGCAACGGACCGAAGTGCGCGAGGCCGAGGAGTATTTCAGCGAAAAACAGAAGGGCTCTTCCGCCATGCCCCACAAGCGGAACCCGGTGACCTGCGAGCAGATCTGCGGGCTGGCGCGCGTGGTCCGCGCCAATGCCCAGGCGGCCTTGGAGAACGTGGCCCTGTGGCACGAGCGCGACATCTCTCACTCCTCGGTCGAGCGCATCATCCTGCCCGATTCCACCATCCTCGTGGATTACATGCTGGCGAAGACCACCGACCTGATGGAACGCCTGCTCGTCTATCCGGAACGCATGCTCAAGAACCTGGAGAGGACGGGCGGGCTGGTCTTCAGCGGCCAGTTGCTGCTCGACTTGGCCGAAGCCGGCATGCTGCGCGAGGATGCCTACCACCTGGTGCAGAAGAACGCGATGCGCGCCTGGAACGAGGGCCTGAACTTCCGCGATCTGGTGATGAAAGAGCCTGAGATCCGGGGCCGCATCTCGCGCGACACGCTCGACCGCGCCTTTGACCTCAAGCGCCAGTTGCGCAACGTGGACAAGATCTTTGAGCGGGTCTTCGGCAAGGAAGAGGCGGCAGAGACACCGCGGCGGGCGGGGGCGAAAAAGACGAAGCGATCCGCGAAAAAGCGCCGGTAG
- a CDS encoding site-2 protease family protein: MVFLFAISVHESAHAWTANHYGDPTARMLGRITLNPIYHIDPIGTVLLPLIALMYNIPMIGWAKPTPVNPLNFGKNHVKADIMTSVAGPVSNLIVATGAVAVLAVLFRLRFVLGAASEPLEHLFTEALFINVLLAVFNMIPVPPLDGSHVIRHFLSGSALALYDRIGMFGLLILFVAGGNIIGTLVHPFLVFFARLLYAIS; the protein is encoded by the coding sequence GTGGTCTTTCTGTTCGCCATCAGCGTGCACGAGTCTGCGCACGCATGGACGGCCAATCATTACGGCGATCCCACGGCCCGGATGCTGGGACGGATCACCCTCAACCCCATCTATCACATCGACCCGATCGGCACGGTGCTATTGCCGCTGATCGCTCTTATGTACAACATCCCGATGATCGGTTGGGCCAAGCCCACCCCGGTGAACCCGCTGAATTTCGGCAAGAACCATGTGAAGGCCGACATCATGACCTCGGTCGCGGGCCCGGTCAGCAATCTCATCGTGGCCACGGGGGCGGTCGCCGTGCTGGCCGTCCTTTTCCGTCTGCGGTTTGTGCTCGGCGCCGCCTCGGAGCCCCTCGAGCACCTTTTCACCGAGGCCTTGTTCATCAATGTGCTGTTGGCTGTTTTCAACATGATTCCCGTGCCGCCGCTGGACGGCAGCCACGTCATCCGCCATTTCCTGTCCGGATCGGCGCTGGCCCTGTATGACCGCATTGGGATGTTTGGTTTGTTGATTTTGTTTGTCGCGGGCGGCAATATCATCGGAACGCTGGTGCATCCGTTCCTGGTGTTCTTTGCCAGGCTGCTTTACGCGATCTCATGA
- the trpS gene encoding tryptophan--tRNA ligase, translating into MTATTKKRVLSGMRPTGKLHLGNYLGALANWVKLQDQYECFFFIADWHALTTDYADPSRVKASSIEVVLDYLAAGLDPERSTLFIQSHVPQHAELHLLFSLITPLGWLERVPTYKEQKENIKGKDLGTYGFLGYPVLQSADILIYRADFVPVGEDQVAHVEITREIARRFNGFYQWKGHDVFPEPQPLLTPAAKVPGTDGRKMSKSYGNTILMSEPEKSIRAKLKTMVTDPARVRRTDPGNPDLCPVGDLHKIFSSKETMAKVNAGCRSAGIGCIECKGWAADAIVQHLEPIQERRRKYENNPRLAWDVLEAGSRKAGQHAENTMQQVRAAMNMSREYEAPTKAASGEENGE; encoded by the coding sequence ATGACAGCCACGACCAAGAAACGCGTGCTCAGCGGCATGCGTCCGACAGGCAAGCTGCACCTGGGCAACTACCTCGGGGCGCTCGCCAACTGGGTCAAGCTCCAGGACCAGTACGAGTGCTTCTTCTTTATCGCGGATTGGCACGCGCTCACCACCGATTACGCCGACCCCTCGCGCGTGAAGGCCAGCTCTATCGAAGTCGTGCTCGACTATCTGGCCGCAGGCCTTGACCCGGAGCGCTCGACACTCTTCATCCAGTCCCACGTGCCGCAGCACGCCGAACTGCATCTGCTCTTCTCGCTCATCACGCCGCTGGGCTGGCTGGAGCGCGTGCCGACCTATAAAGAGCAGAAGGAGAACATCAAGGGCAAGGACCTGGGGACCTACGGCTTCCTTGGATATCCGGTGCTCCAATCCGCCGACATCCTGATCTACCGGGCGGATTTCGTCCCCGTGGGCGAAGACCAGGTGGCACACGTCGAGATCACCCGCGAGATCGCACGCCGCTTCAACGGCTTCTACCAATGGAAGGGACACGACGTCTTTCCCGAACCGCAGCCGCTGCTGACGCCCGCCGCCAAAGTTCCGGGCACCGATGGCCGCAAGATGTCGAAGTCCTACGGCAACACCATCCTGATGAGCGAGCCGGAAAAATCGATCCGGGCGAAGCTCAAGACCATGGTGACCGACCCGGCGCGCGTGCGCCGCACCGACCCCGGCAATCCCGACCTTTGCCCGGTCGGCGACCTGCACAAGATCTTCAGCTCCAAAGAGACGATGGCCAAGGTGAACGCCGGATGCCGCAGCGCGGGCATCGGCTGCATCGAGTGCAAGGGCTGGGCCGCAGACGCCATCGTCCAGCACCTGGAGCCCATCCAGGAACGCCGCCGCAAGTACGAGAACAACCCCAGGCTGGCCTGGGACGTGCTCGAGGCGGGCTCGCGAAAGGCCGGGCAGCACGCCGAGAACACCATGCAGCAGGTGCGCGCCGCCATGAATATGTCGAGGGAGTACGAAGCGCCCACCAAGGCGGCTTCCGGCGAGGAGAACGGCGAATAA
- a CDS encoding segregation/condensation protein A, producing the protein MPEATPNPNPAPSATPAGKKDGTDFPFSVTVGEVYDGPLDLLLDLIRKQDIDIYDIPIARITAQYLGYVEKLKELDVNVAAEFIFMASVLIQIKSRMLLPRDPDAPADQQDDPRMDLVSRLLEHEKFKNAAQMLMQKQQLEEAVWSNPALKEFKDAEGAEAELAADVVDLVRTFQDILERAKERPILQLDEEAITVGQMMDYIRRRLLMEDRPVRLKSLLQYTRSRNALVCAFLALLEMVRLQAILLRQNRVFGDILVKKHTMFDAIMSDESAVRDDWR; encoded by the coding sequence ATGCCCGAAGCCACGCCCAATCCGAATCCCGCGCCGTCGGCGACACCGGCCGGGAAGAAGGATGGAACCGACTTCCCCTTCTCCGTTACCGTGGGCGAGGTCTACGACGGGCCTCTCGACCTCCTGCTCGACCTCATCCGCAAGCAGGACATCGACATCTACGACATCCCCATCGCACGCATCACGGCGCAGTACCTGGGCTACGTGGAGAAACTCAAAGAGCTCGACGTCAACGTCGCCGCCGAGTTCATTTTCATGGCCTCGGTGCTCATCCAGATCAAGTCGCGGATGCTCCTGCCGCGCGACCCCGACGCGCCCGCCGACCAGCAGGACGACCCGCGCATGGACCTGGTCAGCCGCTTGCTCGAGCACGAGAAATTCAAGAACGCGGCCCAGATGTTGATGCAGAAGCAGCAGCTCGAGGAAGCCGTGTGGTCGAACCCCGCGTTGAAGGAGTTCAAGGACGCCGAGGGCGCCGAAGCCGAACTCGCCGCCGACGTTGTGGACCTGGTACGCACCTTCCAGGACATCCTGGAGCGCGCCAAGGAGCGCCCCATCCTCCAGCTGGACGAGGAGGCCATCACCGTCGGCCAGATGATGGATTACATCCGTCGCCGGCTGCTGATGGAAGACCGCCCTGTGCGCCTGAAGTCGCTGCTGCAGTACACGCGATCGCGCAACGCCCTGGTGTGCGCCTTCCTAGCCCTGCTCGAGATGGTGCGCTTGCAGGCAATCTTGCTCCGCCAGAACCGCGTCTTCGGCGACATTCTGGTGAAGAAACACACGATGTTCGACGCTATCATGAGCGATGAGTCGGCCGTACGGGACGATTGGCGTTAA